The following is a genomic window from Thalassophryne amazonica chromosome 14, fThaAma1.1, whole genome shotgun sequence.
actttttcgacacattccactgttacaggagtttttttcatggaaagaaaagcggacagatgcgccaccgtgccgttcatggcgcggcacaaaaccacctccgtgttggtctcacaggacggctttcagatggctttcagacggctgtcagtgggttttcagtcgtgtgactaaccgagaaattgtggatgagcctggacatgccagaacatgtcctgcgaggcttcatcacggtgttgctttgcgataggacaataggatcttaataattaatgtaaaaaacaaatgtgtgtgtgtatgtatatatatatatatatatatatatatatatatatatacacacacacacacacacacacactttgtactgggataccaattaaacaactgcaaattgtgAAACCATGCTCATGAGGGTACTTTagccttgttttatttttattcatgttgtTTCCTTTTTAATAGTGATGAACAGTTGTAGCTATTCAATGACATACACATTCTTTAAATAAACTTAAACTTGAATAAATGCAACAAGAAAACTCAACATGAACTCACTTCAGTATTCAATATTTTGACTTTGGTAACGTATAAGATTCAGCACCAACACACTCTTGGATCAGCTCAGAGCCTGAGCCCAAATCTCCTGATGTGCACGTGGGGGTCTTCAACGCACCGCAGTCTTTTTGAGATTGTTGGGTAAAAATAAGACGAGAAGTCATCTTACCGAGCTGCAGCAGTTTCCTCGCCGTGTCCACATGCTGATTGGAGCATGCAACGTGCAGAGGCGAGCCCGACTGGTCGCTGTGCTGATCCACATCGGCACCGTGCTGAACAAGAAGCTTGATGCATTCTGGATGACCTGGACAGAGCGACCACAGGCAGCAGGAGAGGAAATGAAACCCCTTGTTTGAGCATATTTGGAAAAATGAAGATTCCACTGCGAGTGCAGCTCACGCCGCTGTTTATGGCCCACATCTGTGCAAATACAGAGTTTTACAACATTCAGAGCTTGAGGGGCCTCAGAGAGCGCCGGCGGCCACCACTAGAGTGGAACTCATTATGGGAGTATTCCCATTtacttcaaaatcaaatcaactcTTCCTTGAACCAAAACCGATGTCTGGAACACATCCCACCAACAACcgtttgtgtgtttctttgttaTCCTTGCTAACTAACTAACAAACATCCATGACAACGTGACTTCTGTGGTGCAGCCTGGAGGTGAGAAATATTACATTCTGGGGTTTTCATAATCTTtatttattacccgaggccatcaaatatggccatcgggtattgcgaagactttgcgtccatccgtctgtctgtgctcagcataagtccagtcctattattcccagagtcttcaaattcacagaattcatatattctgtaaaagatagcgagaaataaacacttctaaaactgaaaactctgtttttgtaacctggtgATAACACCTCTAAAGTAATTTACAAGaatatgtgtatatgataacaacctaaacaacttataaatacattaagacagtaaatgaacattaaaaattacataattaacaggaaataaaaggtttgagttcctcttctaaaaactgttgaggtctaaggttctaaaaacattctggactcacacgccattccaactcattgcttcatttattaccacccttgaaaaatgtcagctacctattttataaacaggaGCCAATCTAGaggctgtggatccccacggacaacacacCAGTTACCTTTTAAAAGTGAAATAGTTTTGGATGAATTATCTCATAGTTTTACACAAACATCATATTCCTCACttcattatttattttgattATTATCCTGTTTGTTCTCTTTGTTGCATTGGGCTGTAATCCTACAAACTCCTCAGGATTTCAGTCTTTAAAAACACAGTTACTTTTTAATCCGTTAATAAAACTGATCAAATTCTCTCATGTTCAAATTATTACTTTTTAATTAAATGAAAATTTCAAATGTGGTCTTCATGCTGACAGgctactaaataaaaaaaaagaggaggTATTAAcatagaaaaagaaaaacaagaaattatTCTTATGGCACTTTCTGGAGCAGATTACACATTTCAAAATGCTTTTGCGACTGTTTGGCCTTTTTGTTTATATCGCTGCAAGTTTCAATTTTGACTTAATATTTAATAATTACGAATTGTTTTGACCATGAACAGAATGtaataaaacagataaacaaatgtGTAGTAAAGCATTTTTAATGATCTTTCCTTTTTCTGCAAAGACTtttcgtctgtctgtccatcaatccgtctgtctgtgctcaacataactccattcctatgcatgccagggtcttcaaattcacagggagcattcttgggacacagaccttggacaagttcaaagctggctaaccttgacctattctaaggggtcaaaaggacaCATTGTTTctgcacactctttcattgattacatgcacaTACGGccaagagtattttagcattgcattttgTTGGGGGGGTTGTTTTACTGTAACATATTGCAAAAATATCCACCACAATTGCGTATCAGATTTATTATATTATTCACAAAATGTATGAATTCTGaaatcccaccaccaccaccaaccaccacacacacacacccaagacTGAAGAtgacttgttttatttttatttatttattttgtcaaataTAATTATATTATTTAATATGATTATACAGAAAAAATTCTACCATCTGGATAGCTTGCAGTTTGCCAGGGTTGTTTTGCAGTGACTTAGTAAAATGGATCAGTATGGATTATATACACTGCAGAATGTGACCTTTAACCTTCGCCTACAGCCTGGTAGATTGGAGAACTGGACTGGCCGGTTCCCACAGGACAAGCTCCTTGCTGAAGGAGCATCGATGCACATGTCACATGACCCTGAGAGCAAGAGAGTGACAGTGGCGTCTTTCCATCCACAGTGGAACAGTTtacctggggggaaaaaaaataaaaaaatcaatcaatcctgCAGATATCACAGCAACTGCACCAGATATTCTACCAAACAATGCAGGAACCATAAACAGTTTAACGTGCACTGTGTGTTATGCGCAGACTGCAGGATGAGCACATTACACCTGCAGACTTGTTAATGTGTCATAGTGTGTGAACAGGACTGACTACGTGTGCATGCATGATCATTTTGTTTGTGCATTTCAGGTAATCTCTCACTAGCAGTTGCAAAATCCAATAATAACTGATAGATTTCCATCTACAAGTACTACTTCAAAGTAGTGGACACCCTGTCCTAAACCAGATATTCGTTTACTCTCACTGACATTTGCCCCGTGTTCCACAAGAATCTTGGCACAGTCCACGTGGCCTTTCATGCACGCCGCGTGGAGGGGTGAGACCCAGTCCAGAGTGGCCAAATTCACACAGGTACCCTGTGAGCAGCAAACACAGAGTGTAGTTCTTAAGACACATTAAACATTGGCTTCTAACAAAGGGGAGACTGGGTACAGTTGTAACACATTCTGCTTCAGTGTGTTTAATTCAGTTTTTGCGTTACACTTTAAAATCTGTTTATGAAGCAATTAGCAAACATTTGTTCACCACCATAATCCAAATTATGTCCCCAAAAAGACACACACAGTTGATTATCAAAATTTTCAAAAGGTATTTGTAATATCCAGAATGTTAACTTCTTAATCCTTTCTTAACCTGAATCTTAACTTGGAATAATTTAATTTAGCTGTGCTATATGGTGTAGACCACTGGAGGTAGCAGACATAAACAGTTTTTTgttccaggctgtaaacatgtttatttcttctcAAACTTTGGAcagtttaacatgggcttctatggcaaTCTGCTCAattttggagccagccttaaGTGGTCATTCAAGGAAGTGCAATTTTTTCTTATTCCGAGTGTGCCTCTGTTTTTGAAGGGTAAGGATGGGGCTTGAAAATGCATCACCTTTTGCTCAACACAATGTTGTTCAATGTCATAcaagtttattaatttatacacaAAATGTATcagatttattttattaaattgaCATTTATAAACTGCTTATAAAGCCATGATAACTGCACATAACCAATCAGGAAGCGGGTGGATGTTTACAAATAGGAGTTACACGACTCATCCTTGTCTCCGATTGGTGGAAAACGTGCGTGTGGTTAAAACTACCCCGGTCTCCCCCACAGTAGAGAAAATATTTAACTCTAAAAtgccaggagttttttttttttacctgagcgATGAGTCGCTGCAAGGTGAGAACACGTCCGTTAAAAGCTGCATCGTGAATGGGAGACCAGTCTGACTCAACATCTTGAAGCAGATCCACAATTTAATCAAGATCACAAGTTAAAGCAGCATAAACAGTATCTTGCATTCCAGTGACAGGGTGAAGCTTTGTGTGTAAAAGCAGCACAAAGTTTGTTCCTACTCACCGCTCATCAGAGGGTTGGAGAAAAAAACAACATCCCCACTTTGACACGCACCATCTCGTGCAGCATGTTGTTGTTCCGCTGACATGGTTCACAGAGGAAGTTTAAAATCTGCTGTCAACATGGGTTTCTGAAAAGGCACCGTGCCCTCATCTGTGGTCACAGCATATGAGGCAGGTTGGCCTGCAGCGCTTGCGACGTCACTTCCTTTCagacagggtgtgtgtgtgtgtgtgtgtgtgtgtgtgtgtgtgtgtgtgtgtgtgtgtgtgtgtgtgcgcagccgGATGCAGGCAGGGCCCGGGTCTCCACCAATGAAAGTGCAGAATGACAGAAAGAAGCCTGTGGAGCAGGTTTTTTGTAACCTGATTCTGTCTGTCCACACCAAaaactggaagaagaagaagaagaagaaggagcagAATGAAGAGAACGTGAGCTCAACCATCTGAACATCATTACTGCACGAGCCACAAAGCGGGAACGCTAAATGAACGCCACTAATTCTACTGGAAATAGGATGCTACTCAGTGGACTTTTGTTCTGTTTGTCCATGCACGTTGCTCCATTAATCATACGATCTTAAATAGGAGCTGAAATTGTGTGCATTGTACATATTTCTGTCTGCCTCTAATGCAACCATTCCCAAACTTGCAGTGTATCCGGAAAATATTCTGGGCACTTcacgtttttccacattttatgttgcagacttattcaaaaattgatgaaattcttttttccccctgaaaattctacacacatccatccattttcttccgctttatccggagtcgggtcgcagtggcagcagctcaagcaaagccgcccagacctcccgatccacacacacctcccccagctcctccgggggaaccccaaggcgttcccaagccagctgagagatgtagtccctccagcgtgtcctgggtcttccccggggcctcctcccaatgggacatgtacGGAACACCTCTagagcaaggcgtccagggggcatccggaaaagttgcccgagccacctcaactgactcctttcgacgtggaggagcagcggctcgactctgagctcctcccgagtgaccgagctcctcaccctatctctaagggagcgcccagccacactgcggaggaaactcatctgggccgcttgtactcgcgatctcgttctttcggtcatgagccaaatctcatgaccataggtgaggatcggaacgtagatcgatcggtaaattgagagctttgcccccctactcatctctctcttcaccacgacggtccgatacagcgaccgcatcactgcagatgctgcaccgatccgtctcttgatttcacgctccatccgtccctcactcgtgaacaagaccccgagatacttaaactcctccacttgaggctaggacactccactgacctgaagagggcaaggcacctttttccggtggagaaccatggcctcggatttggaggtgctgattttcatcccggacgcgtcacactcagctgcaaaccgacccagtgcacgctgaaggtcctgatttaacgaagccaacagaacctcatcatccgcaaacagcagagacgagattctgtggttcccaaaccacaccccctctgcaccctggctgtgcctagaaattctgtccataaaactaatgaacagaaccggtgacaaagggcagccctggtggaggccaacgtgcactggaaacaggtttgacttactaccggcaatgcaaaccaagctcctgctgtggtcgtacagagaccggatagcccttagcaaaggacaccGGAcctcgtactcccggagcaccccccacagagtgccccgagggacacggtcgaacgccttctccagatccacaaaacacatgtggactggttgggcgaactcccatgaaccctcgagcacctgatggagcgtgtagagctggtccagtgtgccgcgaccaggacgaaaaccacactgttccacctgaatccgaggtttgaccatcggtcgaattctcctctccagtagtctggaatagaccttaccggggaggctgaggagtgtgatccccctatagttggaacacaccctccggtcccccttcttaaacagagggaccaccaccccggtctgccaatccagaggcactgtccccgatcgccacgcaatgttgcagaggcatatcagccaagacagtcccacaacatccagagacttaaggtactcaggaggaTTTCATccgccccaggagccttgccaccaaggagctttctaaccacctcggtgacttcggcctgggtaatggatgagtccacctctgagtccccaatctctgcttcctcttcggaagacgtgatgatgggattgaggagatcctccaagtattccttccaccacccgacaacatccccagtcagggtcaacaactccccacccgcaccgtaaacagtgctggtggagagctgcttctgcctcctgaggcgtcagacggtttgccagaatcacttcgaggccgaccgatagtcctcctccatggcctccccgaactcctcgcagacccgggtttttgcctctgcgaccgcacgggctgcggcacgcttggcctgccggtacctgtcagctgcctccgggtcccacctaccaacaaagataagtaggactccttcttcagcttgacggcatcccttacttccggtgtccaccaccgggttaagggattgccgccgcgacaggcaccagagaccttgtgaccacagctacgagcacccgcatcgacaatggaagtggagaacatggtccactcggactccatgtctccaacctcccccaggatctgggagaagctctcccggaggtgggagttgaagacttcgctgacagagggttccgccagtcgttcccagcagaccctcacgatacgtttgggcctgccaggtttgaccggcttcctcccctcccagcggatccaattcaccaccaggtggtgatcggtcgacagctctgcccccctcttcactcgagtgtccgagacacgtggccgaaggtcagatgatacgactacaaagtcgatcattgacctccggctcagggtgtcctggtgccacgtgtacttatggacacccttgtgctcgaacatggtgttcgtgatggacaaactgtgactagcacagaagtccaacaactgaacaccactcgggttcagattggggaggcgtgcttcccgatcacacccctccaggtctcaccgtTGCGCCCACGTggacgttgaaatcccccaggagaacaatggagtccccagtcggagtgctatctagtacccctcccagggactccaagaatgtcgggtactctgcactgccactcggcccgtaggccgagacaacggtgagagacctgtccccgacccggaggcgtagggacgcgaccctctcgttcaccggagtgaactccaacacatggcgactgagctggggagcaataagcaatgcgaccccaccTCTCCGCCtcacccaagctgtgcgtggaggtgagcacgACTATCTCTAGtgggtatctctcaacctcccgcacaagctcaggctccttcccccccagcaaggtgatattccacgtcccaacagccaggagctgtgagcatggaccgggccgccgggccacacgccctcgaccgccacccaatcctctctgcacccgacccccatggccccctctgcaggtggtgaacccacaggaggaattctacacacaataccccataatgacaatgtgattttttttttaaagatttttgcaaatttattaaaaacaaaaaaaaaaactaagatatCACATGTACATGTAGCGCTGTGAATACCTCCAGACGCACTGTATGAACACCGGGACCCACGTTGGCCCACCAGGGGGCTACAGCCCACACTTTGGAAATGACTCGTTAATTAAAACTGtcaaaactgaaaagttatcattGTGACActcaaaaaacaacaataacaacaaatgaCCTTGCTACTCCTCAGATGTCAGTAACCACTCAATTAAGCAAATTTTTGATAttaatatgcaaatgtatgcacCGAAAAGCCTAACATGAAAACAACATCCTCCACATGGGATACCTATGGTGTCAGTATCAAGTGTGTATCAAATGTTGTTGATCAAAACACTACAATTTAAAAAGCACATCTACTCCCCAAAATGTATATACGCCCATCCCCCCGCCCCTTACCACCCAAACATTCAGAGCCCATCTACTCCGCACAACCTGATCTCATGCCAGTTTGTGGTaccatcacaaaaagtgatttagtATATTtgattgtgataccatcacagaaTGCATTACATttctgtgatggtatcatgaaatttgggttGACATGGGGGTGATGGTTAGGGTTACAAATAGTGAACTAAAGTTCAGCGTGAGACTGGACTGTTCTGCAGGGAGTACACCTATGATGTCAGCATCAAGTAACTCCATTT
Proteins encoded in this region:
- the LOC117524688 gene encoding ankyrin repeat and SOCS box protein 9-like, producing MSAEQQHAARDGACQSGDVVFFSNPLMSDVESDWSPIHDAAFNGRVLTLQRLIAQGTCVNLATLDWVSPLHAACMKGHVDCAKILVEHGANVNCSTVDGKTPLSLSCSQGHVTCASMLLQQGACPVGTGQSSSPIYQAVGEGHPECIKLLVQHGADVDQHSDQSGSPLHVACSNQHVDTARKLLQLGACVNSRVSGNSALHIAARLSNPDLVSILLEHGADCSLRNSEDKQPQDLASLNSLAERLLRQSGGTHSKLTM